One genomic window of Scatophagus argus isolate fScaArg1 chromosome 16, fScaArg1.pri, whole genome shotgun sequence includes the following:
- the carm1 gene encoding histone-arginine methyltransferase CARM1 isoform X1, which produces MAVSVFPGVRLLSIGDANGDIQRHSEQQPLRLEVKSTQDAALISLSNGEDTSVFKCSVSRETECSRVGKQSFIITLGCNSVLLQFSSPADFQSFYNILKNSRGHSSERSAFSERTEESSAVQYFQFYGYLSQQQNMMQDYVRTGTYQRAILQNHTDFKDKVVLDVGCGSGILSFFAAQAGARKVYAVEASTMAQHAEVLVNSNRLGERVVVIPGKVEEVTLPEQVDIIISEPMGYMLFNERMLESYLHAKKFLKPNGKMFPTIGDVHLAPFTDEQLYMEQFTKANFWYQPSFHGVDLSALRGAAVDEYFRQPIVDTFDIRILMAKSVKHTVNFLETKEEDLYRIEIPFKFHMMHSGLVHGLAFWFDVAFMGSVMTVWLSTAPTEPLTHWYQVRCLLQSPLFTKAGDTLSGTALLVANKRQSYDISIVAQVDQTGSKSSNLLDLKNPFFRYTGSTPNPPPGSHYTSPSENMWNTGSAYSMSQGMAVSGMPAAYDLSTVIGSGPSVSHNNLIPLVNTGIVNHTHSRMGSIMSTGIVQGATTGQSGLSSSGTYYPVTNQFTMGGAAISMASPMVIPSNTMHYGS; this is translated from the exons ATGGCGGTCTCGGTGTTCCCCGGCGTGCGGCTCCTCTCCATCGGAGACGCGAATGGAGACATACAGCGACACTCAGAGCAGCAGCCCTTGCGGTTAGAAGTCAAAAGCACACAAGATGCTGCCCTCATCAGTCTCTCCAATG GAGAGGATACGAGTGTGTTCAAGTGTTCGGTTTCCAGGGAGACGGAGTGCAGCCGCGTGGGGAAGCAGTCATTTATCATCACACTGGGCTGCAACAGCGTCTTGCTGCAGTTCTCCTCACCTGcag ACTTTCAGTCCTTTTATAACATCCTCAAGAACAGTCGTGGGCATAGCAGCGAGCGCTCAGCCTTCAGTGAAAGAACAGAGGAGTCCTCTGCTGTACAGTACTTCCAG ttttaTGGCTACCTCTCCCAGCAACAAAACATGATGCAGGACTACGTTCGGACAGGAACTTACCAACGGGCAATTCTCCAGAACCACACCGACTTCAAGGATAAG GTGGTGCTGGATGTCGGTTGTGGCTCAGGGatcctctctttctttgcaGCCCAAGCTGGAGCCAGGAAGGTCTATGCTGTAGAGGCCAGCACCATGGCACAGCACGctgag GTGCTGGTGAACAGTAACCGCCTCGGGGAGCGTGTGGTCGTCATTCCGGGGAAAGTGGAGGAAGTGACGCTGCCTGAGCAGGTTGACATCATCATCTCAGAGCCCATGGGCTACATGCTGTTCAATGAGCGCATGCTGGAGAGCTACCTGCATGCCAAGAAGTTTCTCAAACCCAACG gtaaAATGTTCCCGACTATTGGTGACGTCCATCTTGCCCCCTTCACAGACGAGCAGCTCTACATGGAGCAGTTCACCAAGGCCAACTTCtg GTACCAGCCCTCCTTCCACGGTGTAGACCTTTCTGCCCTGCGGGGGGCAGCAGTGGACGAGTATTTCCGTCAACCAATTGTG GACACGTTTGATATCCGTATTCTGATGGCCAAGTCggtcaaacacacagtcaactTCCTGGAGACCAAAGAAGAGGATctgtacag GATAGAGATTCCCTTTAAGTTCCACATGATGCACTCAGGCCTGGTGCACGGCTTGGCTTTCTGGTTTGACGTGGCGTTTATGGGATCAGT GATGACAGTATGGCTGTCCACGGCGCCCACAGAGCCTCTCACCCACTGGTACCAGGTGCGCTGTCTGCTGCAGTCTCCCCTCTTCACCAAGGCTGGCGATACTCTGTCCGGCACTGCACTGCTGGTGGCCAACAAGAG ACAAAGCTACGACATCAGTATTGTTGCCCAGGTGGATCAGACAGGATCAAAGTCCAGCAATCTCCTGGACTTGAAGAATCCCTTTTTCAG GTACACAGGCTCCACCCCAAACCCCCCTCCTGGCTCACACTACACCTCCCCATCTGAGAACATGTGGAACACGGGTTCGGCCTACAGCATGAGTCAGGGGATGGCTGTAtcag GGATGCCAGCAGCTTATGACCTCAGTACAGTCATCGGCAGCGGCCCATCAGTGTCTCACAACAACCTCATCCCCCTGG tgaacacaggaaTTGTAAACCACACCCACTCCAGGATGGGCTCCATCATGAGCACGGGAATTGTCCAGG GAGCCACTACAGGCCAATCAGGCCTCAGCAGCAGCGGTACCTACTACCCTGTCACCAACCAGTTCACCATGGGGGGTGCTGCCATCTCCATGGCCTCACCTATGGTCATCCCCAGCAACACCATGCATTACGGCAGTTAA
- the si:dkey-204f11.64 gene encoding guanine nucleotide-binding protein G(I)/G(S)/G(O) subunit gamma-5 encodes MSNNSAANSSLAIAQKTVKQLRLEASVRRIKVSQAAAELKTFCLQNAHKDPLLTGVPSSDNPFRPPKSCVLL; translated from the exons ATGTCTAACAACAGCGCCGCCAACAGCAGCTTAGCCATCGCCCAGAAGACGGTGAAGCAGCTTCGTCTGGAGGCCAGTGTCCGCCGGATAAAG GTTTCTCAGGCTGCTGCAGAACTGAAGACCTTCTGTTTGCAAAATGCCCACAAAGACCCTCTCCTCACCGGGGTGCCCTCCAGCGATAACCCGTTCAGGCCTCCCAAGTCATGTGTCCTCCTCTGA
- the LOC124073475 gene encoding ATP-dependent Clp protease proteolytic subunit, mitochondrial — protein sequence MLLRRVLHIGGLTLKHSRSIHCSPVWRSPLIPIVVEQTGRGERAYDIYSRLLRERIICVMGPIDDSVASLVIAQLLFLQSESNNKPIHMYINSPGGVVTAGLAIYDTMQYILNPISTWCVGQAASMGSLLLAAGTSGMRHSLPNARIMVHQPSGGARGQATDIAIQAEEILKLKRQINNIYAKHTGQPLETIETVMERDRYMSPMEAQDFGLIDRVLVHPPQAGQDEPELVQKEPAAAAAASPSPQPESPAAEQVSPGTNPPSSYKPEP from the exons atgcTGTTACGA aggGTGTTGCACATCGGTGGCTTGACgctgaaacacagcaggtcCATCCACTGCAGTCCTGTATGGAGGAGTCCTCTCATACCCATAGTTGTGGAGCAGACG ggcagaggagagagagcgtATGACATCTATTCTCGGCTCCTGAGAGAGAGAATCATTTGTGTAATGGGTCCT aTTGATGACTCTGTAGCCAGTCTGGTTATTGCCCAGCTGCTCTTCCTGCAGTCGGAAAGCAACAACAAACCCATCCACATGTACATCAACAGCCCTG GCGGTGTGGTGACAGCAGGCCTGGCCATTTACGACACCATGCAGTACATCCTTAATCCCATCTCCACCTGGTGTGTTGGCCAGGCAGCCAGCATGGGCAGCCTGCTCCTGGCAGCAGGAACGTCAGGCATGAGGCATTCGCTGCCCAACGCCCGCATCATGGTTCACCAGCCTTCAGGAGGTGCCAGG GGTCAGGCCACAGATATTGCCATCCAGGCTGAGGAGATCCTGAAGCTGAAGAGACAGATCAATAACATCTATGCCAAGCACACGGGGCAGCCGCTGGAAACCATTG AGACTGTGATGGAAAGGGATCGCTACATGAGCCCCATGGAGGCGCAGGACTTTGGTCTTATCGACCGGGTCCTGGTCCATCCCCCTCAGGCAGGCCAGGATGAGCCTGAGCTGGTGCAGAAagaaccagcagcagcagcagcagccagtccCTCTCCACAGCCGGAGTCTCCAGCTGCTGAGCAGGTTTCCCCTGGGACAAATCCCCCCTCCTCATACAAACCTGAGCCATGA
- the carm1 gene encoding histone-arginine methyltransferase CARM1 isoform X2, with product MAVSVFPGVRLLSIGDANGDIQRHSEQQPLRLEVKSTQDAALISLSNGEDTSVFKCSVSRETECSRVGKQSFIITLGCNSVLLQFSSPADFQSFYNILKNSRGHSSERSAFSERTEESSAVQYFQFYGYLSQQQNMMQDYVRTGTYQRAILQNHTDFKDKVVLDVGCGSGILSFFAAQAGARKVYAVEASTMAQHAEVLVNSNRLGERVVVIPGKVEEVTLPEQVDIIISEPMGYMLFNERMLESYLHAKKFLKPNGKMFPTIGDVHLAPFTDEQLYMEQFTKANFWYQPSFHGVDLSALRGAAVDEYFRQPIVDTFDIRILMAKSVKHTVNFLETKEEDLYRIEIPFKFHMMHSGLVHGLAFWFDVAFMGSVMTVWLSTAPTEPLTHWYQVRCLLQSPLFTKAGDTLSGTALLVANKRQSYDISIVAQVDQTGSKSSNLLDLKNPFFRYTGSTPNPPPGSHYTSPSENMWNTGSAYSMSQGMAVSGMPAAYDLSTVIGSGPSVSHNNLIPLVNTGIVNHTHSRMGSIMSTGIVQGTST from the exons ATGGCGGTCTCGGTGTTCCCCGGCGTGCGGCTCCTCTCCATCGGAGACGCGAATGGAGACATACAGCGACACTCAGAGCAGCAGCCCTTGCGGTTAGAAGTCAAAAGCACACAAGATGCTGCCCTCATCAGTCTCTCCAATG GAGAGGATACGAGTGTGTTCAAGTGTTCGGTTTCCAGGGAGACGGAGTGCAGCCGCGTGGGGAAGCAGTCATTTATCATCACACTGGGCTGCAACAGCGTCTTGCTGCAGTTCTCCTCACCTGcag ACTTTCAGTCCTTTTATAACATCCTCAAGAACAGTCGTGGGCATAGCAGCGAGCGCTCAGCCTTCAGTGAAAGAACAGAGGAGTCCTCTGCTGTACAGTACTTCCAG ttttaTGGCTACCTCTCCCAGCAACAAAACATGATGCAGGACTACGTTCGGACAGGAACTTACCAACGGGCAATTCTCCAGAACCACACCGACTTCAAGGATAAG GTGGTGCTGGATGTCGGTTGTGGCTCAGGGatcctctctttctttgcaGCCCAAGCTGGAGCCAGGAAGGTCTATGCTGTAGAGGCCAGCACCATGGCACAGCACGctgag GTGCTGGTGAACAGTAACCGCCTCGGGGAGCGTGTGGTCGTCATTCCGGGGAAAGTGGAGGAAGTGACGCTGCCTGAGCAGGTTGACATCATCATCTCAGAGCCCATGGGCTACATGCTGTTCAATGAGCGCATGCTGGAGAGCTACCTGCATGCCAAGAAGTTTCTCAAACCCAACG gtaaAATGTTCCCGACTATTGGTGACGTCCATCTTGCCCCCTTCACAGACGAGCAGCTCTACATGGAGCAGTTCACCAAGGCCAACTTCtg GTACCAGCCCTCCTTCCACGGTGTAGACCTTTCTGCCCTGCGGGGGGCAGCAGTGGACGAGTATTTCCGTCAACCAATTGTG GACACGTTTGATATCCGTATTCTGATGGCCAAGTCggtcaaacacacagtcaactTCCTGGAGACCAAAGAAGAGGATctgtacag GATAGAGATTCCCTTTAAGTTCCACATGATGCACTCAGGCCTGGTGCACGGCTTGGCTTTCTGGTTTGACGTGGCGTTTATGGGATCAGT GATGACAGTATGGCTGTCCACGGCGCCCACAGAGCCTCTCACCCACTGGTACCAGGTGCGCTGTCTGCTGCAGTCTCCCCTCTTCACCAAGGCTGGCGATACTCTGTCCGGCACTGCACTGCTGGTGGCCAACAAGAG ACAAAGCTACGACATCAGTATTGTTGCCCAGGTGGATCAGACAGGATCAAAGTCCAGCAATCTCCTGGACTTGAAGAATCCCTTTTTCAG GTACACAGGCTCCACCCCAAACCCCCCTCCTGGCTCACACTACACCTCCCCATCTGAGAACATGTGGAACACGGGTTCGGCCTACAGCATGAGTCAGGGGATGGCTGTAtcag GGATGCCAGCAGCTTATGACCTCAGTACAGTCATCGGCAGCGGCCCATCAGTGTCTCACAACAACCTCATCCCCCTGG tgaacacaggaaTTGTAAACCACACCCACTCCAGGATGGGCTCCATCATGAGCACGGGAATTGTCCAGGGTACGTCCACCT GA